The DNA sequence TGGTGAGTACATAATCACTACAGATATCACAAACTTACAAACTTATAAACGACAAGAAGAGATACTCATGAaagaattaaactaaattaaacctTACAAAAAAAAACCATGTTGGGATAATCGAGTGGTCAACCCATTCGTCCGCTTAAGATGTACCAGAGATTtaaatcccgccttgtgcatacaGCAACCCATGTTCATGCAAGCTGAGGTACAAACAGAAGCATACAACGTCTTTATACGCACAAAATTACAAACAAATAAAGCAGTACTTGTTTATAGGCCAACAACCAAAGCTCCATGTTCTGCAGCACCCAACATGTTCAAAACCATACTCCACTACATGTTTGATAACTATCCCGAAAGAACATTTCTATCTTATCATGGACGATTTTGTATCCTTCCTCTCGAGACACTTACCAAACACATTCACAAATTTTgaattatatctacaagagaagtGTAAGTGCCTACAATGGCAATAGTAACACCCATGACAATAATTGAATAGTTTATGATCATTTCTGAGCCAAATCTCTTGTAAGCTCCAGAAATCTTCAAGTAACAGACGGATGGGACAAGAATTGATGCAGAGACACTTAGCAATGCTCCAACAAGTGACATTAGGTAGCCAAATAAGGGAATTGCCACTGCCACAACAAGAGTGCTAATCAGCAATGAGGTACTAACAATAACATGTGTGAGCCTCTTTTTTCTGTAGTTGCATGAGATCTTGTTCTTTACTGCATTCACAATTGGGGTTAGCATCAATGCATATTTGGCTATTGGATTCACCAAGGTTGTGTATATTGCAACTTGTGAACTGAATTTCCCTGTTGGAAGGTTCAATGTAACCTGTGATTCAACATCTTCACCAAACATTAGGTACCCTAGGATTGCTGCTGCTGCATAACCAAGAGTGCACACTAGAAAGCACACAAATAGGACCTGCCATAGCCATAGTAATTTCAATATCAATATCAAAATCATAACTAACCAACTATGCTCTCTTCAACCATGTTAAGAATGATTTGTACTTACACTTGAGAACTGATTCTTGTTCCTCATGGCATTGTAGAGTGTGGGAAGAACAGGGTGAGCACTGTAGCAAAATGCATACAAACTAACTGCAGCAGGGATGCCACTCCACCTGAAAACTGTACCTTTTCCGTGAAAGCCTGTTCCAT is a window from the Arachis hypogaea cultivar Tifrunner chromosome 1, arahy.Tifrunner.gnm2.J5K5, whole genome shotgun sequence genome containing:
- the LOC112792636 gene encoding amino acid transporter AVT1I, with protein sequence MASAREQGGDDGKNSITIPLLGDEKAEQRSFYNGDQLPKSADDLDSVHVGNTSFFKTCFHGINAISGIGIVSIPYALASGGWLSISLLFMIAIACYYTGLLVKRCMDMDPHIRTFPDIGQRAFGDKGRLMVSIAMNSELYLVVTGYLILEGDNLNKLIPNVEVNIGGLVIGGTTIFAILATIVILPTVLLEDLSLLSYVSASGALASTVFLLSLLWNGTIDGTGFHGKGTVFRWSGIPAAVSLYAFCYSAHPVLPTLYNAMRNKNQFSSVLFVCFLVCTLGYAAAAILGYLMFGEDVESQVTLNLPTGKFSSQVAIYTTLVNPIAKYALMLTPIVNAVKNKISCNYRKKRLTHVIVSTSLLISTLVVAVAIPLFGYLMSLVGALLSVSASILVPSVCYLKISGAYKRFGSEMIINYSIIVMGVTIAIVGTYTSLVDIIQNL